A genomic window from Camelina sativa cultivar DH55 chromosome 2, Cs, whole genome shotgun sequence includes:
- the LOC109127675 gene encoding probable FBD-associated F-box protein At1g32375, whose product MDSLSEFPDALLLSILSFLPAKDVVATMVLSKRWQPLWKMVPSLIYDDDSDESFPRFVDRSLLLHEAPVIETLHFKLGEDSGAVDIGVWTRTALKRCVRKLIIKTDCCINSTDPVILPRSVYTGCNMLVRLKLKKVVLLDVTSPISFPCLKKLSLKCVKYPSVEFFQRLLSTCPVLEILVVKHCPDDNVAIFTIKVPSLKSLVLTNKSDPENTDIVSGFMIDTPSLESFDIFDRNEGGFCVIENEMPNIVEAYVDVAYHPGNILSSITSVKHLSLCNRKSPKDAYPVGTVFCSLVYLEMWKSETDWLSLLMRVLKDSPNLRALKLETVHIHYDDDDRPCWSEPTSVPECVRGNLETLEWSEYKGAEEEKQVIAFLLRNSNCLKKATISTESTDDPNKKLEMVKELSLFPRRSRTCQLAFD is encoded by the exons ATGGATAGCTTAAGTGAATTTCCCGACGCACTGCTCTTGAGTATATTGTCTTTTCTGCCTGCGAAAGATGTCGTGGCCACGATGGTTTTGTCCAAACGATGGCAACCGCTTTGGAAGATGGTGCCAAGCCTCATATATGATGATGACAGCGATGAAAGTTTTCCTCGGTTTGTGGACAGGTCTTTGCTTTTGCATGAGGCACCAGTTATAGAAACTTTGCATTTCAAACTTGGTGAAGATTCTGGTGCCGTTGATATCGGAGTATGGACCAGAACTGCACTTAAACGCTGTGTGCGTAAGCTGATTATCAAGACGGACTGTTGTATTAACAGTACAGATCCAGTGATACTTCCTAGGAGTGTGTACACAGGGTGTAACATGCTTGTGAGATTGAAACTAAAGAAAGTGGTTCTTTTGGATGTTACTTCTCCAATCTCTTTCCCATGTCTCAAGAAACTGAGCCTTAAATGTGTGAAATACCCAAGTGTCGAGTTTTTCCAGAGGCTTTTATCTACTTGTCCTGTTCTTGAAATCTTGGTTGTGAAACACTGTCCAGATGACAATGTGGCCATTTTCACCATCAAAGTCCCTTCTCTGAAGAGTTTAGTCTTGACTAATAAATCAGATCCGGAAAATACAGATATTGTATCTGGGTTTATGATAGACACTCCTTCTTTAGAGAGCTTTGACATTTTTGACCGTAATGAGGGTGGGTTTTGTGTTATTGAGAATGAAATGCCTAATATTGTAGAGGCATATGTTGACGTCGCTTATCATCCTGGGAATATTCTGAGTTCTATTACTTCAGTCAAGCATCTCTCTTTATGTAATAGAAAATCACCAAAG GATGCATATCCTGTTGGTACAGTCTTCTGCTCTCTTGTGTATTTAGAGATGTGGAAATCAGAAACAGATTGGTTGAGTCTACTCATGCGTGTTCTCAAAGATTCCCCTAATTTACGAGCTCTCAAACTTGAAACGGTACATATAC actacGACGATGATGACCGCCCGTGCTGGAGTGAACCGACTTCAGTCCCTGAATGTGTGAGGGGGAATCTTGAAACTCTCGAGTGGTCAGAATataaaggagcagaagaagagaaacaagtaaTAGCATTTTTGTTACGAAATTCAAACTGTTTAAAGAAGGCAACTATCTCCACTGAATCAACCGACGACCCTAACAAGAAACTCGAGATGGTTAAGGAGTTGTCGTTGTTTCCCCGGCGTTCACGTACTTGTCAGCTTGCATTCGACTAA